Part of the bacterium genome, AGGGCCGCGCCGCCGAGCACATCATCTCCAAAATCCTTGTCAAACCGGGCGATGTCATCCCGGGCAATATGTACTTTACCACCACCCGCCTGCATCAGGAGCTGGCCGGCGGCACCTTTGTCGATGTCATCGTCGACGAGGCCCACGATCCGGATAACGAGCATCCGTTCAAGGGCGACATCGATCTGCAAAAGCTGGAGACCGTGATCAAAAAATACGGGCCGGATAAAGTCCCCTACGTTTGTGTGGCCACCGCGGTCAACATGGCCGGCGGCCAGCCCATCTCACTGACCAACCTCAAAGCGGTGCGCAGCCTGACGCAGAAATACGGCATCCGCATCATCCACGACATGACACGGGTGGCGGAAAACGCCTACTTTATCAAAGAACGCGAACCGGGCTATGGCGACAAATCTATCAAAGAGATCGTCAAAGAGATCTGCTCCCTCACCGACGGTGCAACCATGAGCGCTAAAAAGGATGCGCTGGTCAACATCGGCGGTTTTCTCGCTGTCAACGATTGGGATGTGTTTGAGGAAGCGCGCAATCTGGTGGTGGTCTATGAGGGTCTGCACACCTATGGCGGACTGGCCGGACGCGACATGGAGGCCATGGCCATCGGCATCGGCGAGTCGGTGGATTGGGATCACATCAAGGCGCGTGTGGGACAGGTAATCTATCTCGGCAACAAACTGCTGGACATGGGCGTGCCCATCGTCAAGCCCATCGGCAGTCATGGCGTGTTTCTGAATGCGAAAAAATTTCTCCCTCATCTGAAACAGGACAGCTTTCCGGCCCAGGCGCTGGCCGCCGAGATCTATCTCGATTCCGGCGTGCGCAGCATGGAGCGGGGCATCGTCTCCGCCGGCCGCAACAAGGAAACCGGCGATCACTATTACCCGAAACTGGAACTCGTGCGCCTCACCGTTCCGCGCCGGGTCTACACCCAAGCCCACATGGACGTGGTCGCTGAGTCGATCGAAGAAGTGTATGCGAAACGGGATAAGGTCAAAGGCTTAAAGATGGTGTACGAGCCCAAGTACTTGCGCTTTTTCCAGGCCCGGTTTGAGCCGCTGGGATGAATCACCCCTCCCGGTCATTGCGAACGGAGCGGATGCAGCGGTGAATCGGTTGATTCTCGAATGGAGTGAAACAATCCCCTGCGACAGGGCGCGGCAGGTCGACCAATCGCAGAGTCCATTTTTCCTTGCCACGAGCTAAAGCACGCGGCAAGGATGAACCGGAATCAAGTGCCGGATTCGGCCTAATTCTTCCAGCCACCGAGAATTATTTGCACAGAGAGAGTGGCATATTCTGCGCTCTCTCCCCGATGCACAATCATTGCAACTCCCAAACCCAAACCCTGTTTGAGATGATAGAATCGGTTCAGTTTAATGAAGAACCCCCTGTCTATGGCCCATTCCCAAACGTCGTCGGTCACAGTGAGGCCAAATAGTAGCGCCGTTTCGCTGCTGCGCTGCACAGTCGCCATGCCTAAGCCGTATAAAACCTGTTGATAGATTGGTTCTGCATCGGAGCAATGGTATTCCTGGCCGGCAGAGAATACCAATCTATTCAGGCGGCAAGAGACGGTCAGATCGGTCGTCCGAAACACCCAACGTGGATTATTCGTGGAAGCTCCCAAGCCGGCGCTGAGCCACAATGCGCCTTTGGCGCCGGGTTTGGCCGTGGCAGGGTCGCCATACACGCCCCGCCCGTTCCTGGCCGATTCCTGCGCTTCAAGTTCATAGCCTTTCAGATACTCGTTTGCAGGATTTGGATTTAAAGCAGCCCACCCTTCTCTGAGAAAAAGCATATTAATCGATTGTCTGCCGATCGACAATTTCTTGAACAGATGGACTCGCACCGAAGAATCATCCCGACATGCCATTTCCATAATGAACGATTTGTTCAGCAGTTTTTGCTCGATCGTTTTGAAATACCGCTGTGCGATTTTGCGCTGCAGGGAATCAGGGGAGTGAATGGATAAGGTTTGGACATTGGCTAAGGAGATGAGCACGCTATCCCTGGTGAGAAAAAGATTAGTATCTTTGACTGAGATGATCTTGCACGACTGCTCCGCCTGTGCAGATGTAAGAAAAAGCAAAATGGCCGACAGAGTCAAGCAGACGGCATTCAGTGAAAAAACCGGCCTGTCTTTGCTGAGGATCGCAATTCCCAATAGAATCCTCCCCATCATGGTAGTGTGTAACAATTGATTAAAACTCTTTTAATAAGGAAGATTGTCGCGGAATAACACCTGCTGCCCTGCCAGCCGGCGGGCGCGGTAATACCGGCTATAAGGAAATACCCGCGTGGCCGGATCATGGCTGTTCTCATCCTGTGACCATCAATGTTCATTCCAACGCCGTCACCTGCAGATGAGCGATGCGCGCCACCGCCTGGGCGCCGATGACCCGAAAGCC contains:
- a CDS encoding tryptophanase gives rise to the protein GRAAEHIISKILVKPGDVIPGNMYFTTTRLHQELAGGTFVDVIVDEAHDPDNEHPFKGDIDLQKLETVIKKYGPDKVPYVCVATAVNMAGGQPISLTNLKAVRSLTQKYGIRIIHDMTRVAENAYFIKEREPGYGDKSIKEIVKEICSLTDGATMSAKKDALVNIGGFLAVNDWDVFEEARNLVVVYEGLHTYGGLAGRDMEAMAIGIGESVDWDHIKARVGQVIYLGNKLLDMGVPIVKPIGSHGVFLNAKKFLPHLKQDSFPAQALAAEIYLDSGVRSMERGIVSAGRNKETGDHYYPKLELVRLTVPRRVYTQAHMDVVAESIEEVYAKRDKVKGLKMVYEPKYLRFFQARFEPLG